In Halopseudomonas nanhaiensis, a single window of DNA contains:
- the coaD gene encoding pantetheine-phosphate adenylyltransferase — protein sequence MNTVLYPGTFDPITKGHTDLVERASKLFDRVVVAVAASPKKNPAFDLEQRVEMARAVLAHMPNVEVVGFSSLLAHFVKEVNANVLLRGLRAVSDFEYEFQLANMNRVLAPDVESLFLTPSEKYSYISSTLVREIAALNGDVTKFVHPKVNEALIRRFRPDQA from the coding sequence ATGAATACGGTTCTCTACCCTGGCACCTTTGACCCCATCACCAAGGGCCACACCGATCTGGTCGAGCGGGCATCGAAGCTGTTCGACCGGGTGGTCGTGGCGGTCGCCGCCAGCCCGAAGAAGAATCCGGCCTTTGACCTGGAGCAGCGAGTCGAGATGGCGCGGGCGGTGTTGGCGCATATGCCCAATGTGGAGGTGGTCGGGTTCTCCTCGCTGCTCGCGCACTTCGTCAAGGAGGTGAATGCCAACGTGCTGCTGCGCGGCCTGCGCGCCGTGTCGGACTTCGAATACGAGTTCCAGCTGGCGAACATGAACCGCGTGCTCGCGCCGGATGTCGAAAGTCTGTTCCTGACGCCCTCGGAAAAGTATTCGTATATTTCGTCAACGCTGGTACGGGAAATCGCCGCGTTGAACGGTGACGTCACAAAATTCGTCCATCCCAAGGTCAACGAGGCCCTGATCAGGCGCTTTCGGCCTGATCAGGCGTAA
- a CDS encoding TetR/AcrR family transcriptional regulator produces MKTRERILQASLQLFNEQGERAVTTNHIAAHLEMSPGNLYYHFRNKQQIIAELFARYEAQVDAYLRVPEGRALTLADKSTYLESMFHGLWDYRFLLRDLEHLLDCDEQLAERYRAFSRRCIDGARAIYQGLVDAGILRRSLTDPEVLAVNSWLLMTSWVSFLCTSVLEAGQALTPELLRRGVYQVLAQERPLLSDEARPAVEALLQAYHSPLR; encoded by the coding sequence ATGAAAACCCGCGAACGCATTCTTCAGGCCAGTCTCCAGCTGTTCAACGAGCAGGGAGAGCGGGCTGTGACCACCAATCACATCGCAGCGCATCTGGAGATGTCGCCGGGTAACCTGTATTACCACTTCCGCAACAAGCAGCAGATCATTGCAGAGCTGTTTGCCCGCTACGAGGCGCAGGTGGATGCATACCTCAGGGTGCCGGAAGGCCGCGCGCTGACGCTTGCCGACAAGAGCACCTACCTGGAATCCATGTTCCATGGCTTGTGGGACTACCGGTTTCTGCTGCGCGACCTGGAGCATCTGCTCGATTGCGACGAGCAGCTTGCCGAACGCTACCGCGCATTTTCACGGCGCTGCATCGACGGCGCCCGGGCAATCTATCAGGGGCTGGTGGACGCCGGCATCCTTCGCCGGTCGCTCACCGACCCGGAGGTGCTGGCGGTAAACAGCTGGTTGCTGATGACCAGCTGGGTCAGCTTCCTCTGCACGTCGGTGCTCGAGGCAGGGCAAGCCTTGACGCCCGAGCTGTTGCGACGTGGTGTGTATCAGGTTCTGGCTCAGGAAAGACCGCTGCTGTCCGACGAGGCACGGCCAGCCGTCGAAGCGTTGCTGCAGGCTTATCATTCCCCGCTGCGCTGA
- a CDS encoding twin-arginine translocation pathway signal protein, with protein MARDSSNLSRRELLKLGACASLVLSTAGLTATLSGCSSSQAANDFAVLRDSDLPVLRALFPAIVGSHPALQADGTALELAVRQLDTTLDSTSPAVQRDVLDLLGMLSLPVTRGPLTGIWGSWDSASPDALQRFLERWQNSRLDMLRQGYKALCQLLLMSWYALPQSWAETGYPGPPTI; from the coding sequence ATGGCCAGGGATTCATCCAATCTGTCACGGCGTGAACTGCTCAAGCTCGGGGCCTGTGCCAGCCTGGTGCTGAGCACCGCGGGCCTCACCGCGACGCTGAGCGGCTGTTCGTCCAGCCAGGCTGCCAACGATTTCGCAGTGCTGCGTGACTCCGACCTGCCCGTTCTGCGGGCACTGTTCCCGGCGATCGTCGGCTCGCACCCGGCCCTTCAGGCTGACGGTACTGCGCTCGAACTGGCTGTCCGGCAGCTGGATACCACACTGGACAGCACGTCGCCGGCCGTGCAGCGCGACGTTCTGGACCTGCTCGGCATGCTCAGTCTGCCGGTGACGCGGGGTCCGCTGACCGGCATCTGGGGCAGCTGGGACAGCGCATCGCCCGACGCATTACAGCGTTTTCTCGAACGCTGGCAAAACAGTCGCCTGGACATGCTTCGCCAGGGTTACAAGGCACTCTGCCAGTTGCTTCTGATGAGCTGGTATGCCCTGCCGCAGTCCTGGGCCGAAACCGGCTATCCCGGTCCGCCGACCATCTGA
- a CDS encoding YfhL family 4Fe-4S dicluster ferredoxin — translation MSLIITDDCINCDVCEPECPNGAISQGEEIYVIDPNLCTECVGHFDEPQCQQVCPVDCIPLDVNNVESKDELMEKYKILTGAA, via the coding sequence ATGTCACTGATCATTACCGACGACTGCATCAACTGCGATGTATGCGAGCCGGAATGCCCCAACGGAGCGATCTCCCAGGGCGAGGAGATCTACGTTATCGACCCGAACCTGTGCACCGAGTGCGTCGGCCACTTCGACGAGCCGCAGTGCCAACAGGTATGCCCGGTCGACTGCATCCCTCTGGACGTGAACAACGTCGAGAGCAAGGACGAACTGATGGAGAAGTACAAGATTCTCACCGGCGCGGCATGA
- a CDS encoding hydrolase — MTAFNPAAWLPGGHLQTLYSPFFRRPPRLERTRQRLILADGDFIDLDWYGPDRAGGPWVILLHGLTGSSDSLYVLGQQKALAAAGWRSVAVNWRGCSGEPNHLPRGYHSGASDDLGEIIDQLRDMAGSHRPLAAIGYSLGANVLLKYLGERGATSPLVAAAAVSVPFRLDQSADRLGEGFSRIYQARFMREMVAYVANKQAAFARTRREQEHARLVALGSLEGMSTFWEFDERVTAPLHGYADAQDYYRRCSSRYFLGAIVTPTLIVQSSDDPFVYPRSLPPIEELPDSMTFELHSRGGHVGFVEGPPWRPRFYLERRLPQWLAEQLPPWRDDQRSGE; from the coding sequence GTGACAGCGTTCAACCCCGCCGCATGGCTACCAGGCGGGCATCTGCAAACGTTGTACAGTCCGTTTTTCCGGCGCCCGCCTCGGCTCGAGCGGACGCGCCAGCGTCTGATTCTCGCAGACGGCGACTTCATCGATCTTGACTGGTACGGCCCCGATCGGGCCGGCGGCCCCTGGGTGATCCTCCTGCATGGCCTGACCGGGAGTTCCGATTCGCTGTACGTGCTGGGGCAGCAGAAGGCGCTCGCCGCCGCCGGCTGGCGCAGCGTGGCGGTGAACTGGCGGGGCTGTTCAGGCGAGCCGAATCATTTGCCACGCGGCTACCATTCGGGCGCCAGCGATGATCTGGGCGAGATCATCGACCAGCTGCGCGATATGGCAGGCTCCCACCGTCCGCTGGCCGCCATCGGCTATTCATTGGGTGCCAATGTGTTGCTCAAGTACCTGGGTGAGCGCGGAGCCACCAGCCCGCTGGTCGCCGCTGCGGCCGTATCGGTCCCGTTCAGGCTGGACCAGTCTGCCGATCGCCTCGGCGAAGGGTTCTCGCGGATCTACCAGGCGCGCTTCATGCGCGAGATGGTTGCCTACGTGGCAAACAAGCAGGCAGCCTTTGCCCGTACACGACGCGAGCAGGAGCACGCCAGGCTGGTCGCCCTGGGCTCGCTGGAAGGCATGTCTACCTTCTGGGAGTTCGATGAGCGGGTCACCGCTCCGCTGCATGGCTACGCGGATGCGCAGGATTACTACCGCCGCTGCAGCAGCCGCTACTTTCTAGGCGCCATCGTCACGCCGACGCTGATCGTGCAAAGCAGCGACGACCCGTTCGTCTATCCCCGCAGCCTGCCGCCGATTGAAGAGCTGCCCGACTCGATGACGTTCGAGCTGCATTCGCGCGGCGGACATGTCGGCTTCGTCGAAGGTCCACCCTGGCGCCCACGGTTCTACCTGGAACGACGCCTGCCGCAGTGGCTGGCCGAGCAATTGCCGCCCTGGCGTGACGATCAGCGCAGCGGGGAATGA
- a CDS encoding coniferyl aldehyde dehydrogenase — translation MVADIAPMQDQQASLTRMGEVFDRQRAAFRAAPMPDVDLRLGQLRALKSALLSHQQQLIDAINADFGRRSADETRLAEILPAIEALNYSIKHLRGWMKPSRRRVGMAFQPGKARVIYQPLGVIGIIVPWNYPLYLAMGPLTTALAAGNRAMVKMSESTPATAEALANMLAGVFDEEQVAVITGEAEVGQAFSQMPFDHLLFTGGTGIGRHVMRAAADNLTPVTLELGGKSPAIVSTDVPIADAAERIAFGKGLNAGQTCVAPDYVLCPAERVNELVDALRRQFSTFYPTLADNRDYTQIINPRQYKRLLGYLADATNRGARVIEVNPAGEDFTQTRIIPPTLLLNVNDDMKVMQEEIFGPLLPIIPYATLDEALDYIADHPRPLALYYFGYDKAAQKRIMEQTHAGGMCINDTVFHVAQDDMPFGGVGPSGMGHYHGHEGFLTFSKAKGVYIKQRFNGARPVYPPYGGALLKMVYKLFLK, via the coding sequence ATGGTAGCCGATATAGCCCCCATGCAGGATCAGCAGGCATCGCTCACACGCATGGGCGAGGTCTTTGATCGTCAGCGCGCCGCCTTTCGTGCCGCACCCATGCCCGATGTCGATCTTCGCCTGGGCCAGCTGAGGGCGCTGAAGTCTGCCCTGCTTTCCCATCAGCAACAGCTGATCGACGCGATCAATGCGGATTTTGGTCGCCGCTCGGCTGACGAAACGCGCCTTGCTGAAATCCTGCCCGCTATCGAGGCGCTCAACTATTCGATCAAGCACCTGCGCGGCTGGATGAAGCCCTCCCGCCGTCGAGTGGGGATGGCGTTTCAGCCAGGCAAGGCGCGGGTCATCTACCAGCCGTTGGGCGTGATCGGCATCATCGTGCCCTGGAACTACCCTCTGTATCTCGCGATGGGCCCGCTGACGACAGCGCTGGCCGCCGGCAACCGGGCCATGGTCAAGATGAGCGAGTCCACGCCAGCCACAGCCGAAGCGCTGGCAAACATGCTCGCCGGCGTGTTCGACGAAGAACAGGTCGCCGTGATCACCGGCGAGGCGGAGGTCGGGCAGGCGTTTTCCCAGATGCCGTTCGATCACCTGCTGTTTACCGGCGGGACCGGGATCGGACGCCACGTCATGCGCGCCGCCGCCGACAATCTCACGCCGGTGACCCTGGAGCTGGGAGGCAAGTCGCCGGCAATCGTGTCGACGGACGTGCCTATCGCTGACGCGGCCGAGCGCATTGCCTTCGGCAAGGGCCTCAATGCGGGGCAGACCTGTGTGGCGCCAGATTATGTACTGTGCCCCGCCGAGCGCGTGAACGAGCTGGTCGATGCGCTGCGGCGGCAGTTCAGCACCTTCTATCCCACGCTGGCCGACAACCGCGACTACACCCAGATCATCAATCCACGCCAGTACAAGCGGCTGCTCGGCTACCTTGCCGATGCGACCAATCGCGGCGCGCGGGTGATCGAGGTCAATCCGGCAGGCGAAGACTTCACGCAGACCAGGATCATTCCCCCGACGCTGCTGCTGAATGTGAATGACGACATGAAAGTGATGCAGGAAGAGATCTTCGGCCCGCTATTGCCGATCATCCCCTATGCCACGCTCGACGAAGCCCTCGATTACATTGCCGACCACCCGCGGCCGCTGGCGCTCTATTATTTCGGTTACGACAAGGCCGCGCAGAAGCGGATCATGGAACAGACCCACGCCGGCGGCATGTGCATCAACGACACCGTGTTCCATGTGGCACAGGATGACATGCCGTTCGGCGGCGTCGGCCCTTCCGGCATGGGCCACTATCATGGACACGAGGGCTTCCTGACGTTCAGCAAGGCCAAGGGTGTATACATCAAGCAACGTTTCAACGGCGCGCGCCCGGTCTATCCGCCCTATGGCGGAGCGCTGCTGAAGATGGTGTACAAGCTGTTCTTAAAATAA
- a CDS encoding GMC family oxidoreductase — MPVPDLFMQGVTRGWQVLDASEFDGERTFEADVAIIGTGAGGGTTAEILANAGLRVVLVEEGSLKTSGDFRNDEAKAYAELYQEGAARATRDGGIGILQGRTVGGTTTVNWTSSFRTPTPTLEHWARQHGVEGMDEASLAPWFARMEERLGISPWAVPPNANNDVLRAGCESLGWHWAVIPRNVRGCWNLGYCGTGCPTNAKQSMLVTTLPAALEKGAVLIHRVRAEQLVFDGDRISEVRCRAMNARLTQADGQQVRLRARHVVLAGGGINSPALLLRSKAPDPHQRTGKRTFLHPVNFSVGQFDQPINGFYGAPQSIYSDHFQWQEGTAGPMGFKLEVPPMQPSITSALLGGHGSDNLARVRKLSHSNVMIALMRDGFHEESVGGAVLLRDDGTPVLDYPINDYLMAGARRAFLAMGEIQFAAGARAVSPTHSHGQLSHSWSDYRSQVEALSYRLHDVRLASAHVMGGCAMGEDPAQSVVDSRGRHHHLQNLSVLDGSLFPTSIGANPQLSIYGIVARLATGLAEALA, encoded by the coding sequence ATGCCCGTACCCGATCTGTTCATGCAAGGCGTCACGCGCGGCTGGCAGGTACTGGACGCCAGCGAGTTCGACGGCGAGCGCACCTTCGAGGCAGACGTGGCGATCATCGGCACCGGAGCGGGCGGCGGTACCACGGCCGAGATCCTCGCCAATGCCGGGCTGCGGGTTGTGCTGGTGGAAGAAGGGTCGCTGAAGACGTCTGGCGACTTCAGGAATGACGAAGCCAAGGCCTATGCCGAGCTCTATCAGGAAGGCGCCGCCCGGGCCACCCGAGACGGCGGAATTGGCATCCTGCAGGGACGCACCGTCGGTGGCACTACCACCGTGAACTGGACCAGCAGCTTCCGGACGCCGACGCCTACGCTGGAGCACTGGGCCCGGCAGCATGGTGTCGAGGGCATGGACGAAGCCAGCCTGGCGCCCTGGTTCGCGCGCATGGAGGAGCGTCTGGGAATATCGCCCTGGGCGGTGCCGCCCAACGCCAACAACGATGTGCTGCGCGCCGGTTGCGAGTCGCTTGGCTGGCACTGGGCAGTGATTCCACGCAACGTTCGCGGCTGCTGGAATCTGGGCTATTGCGGAACCGGCTGTCCGACCAACGCCAAGCAGTCGATGCTGGTGACCACCCTCCCTGCCGCTCTGGAAAAGGGCGCCGTGCTGATCCACCGCGTTCGCGCCGAGCAACTGGTATTCGACGGCGACCGGATCAGCGAGGTCCGCTGCCGGGCGATGAATGCGCGCCTGACGCAAGCGGACGGGCAACAGGTTCGGCTGCGCGCCCGGCATGTGGTGCTCGCCGGCGGCGGCATCAACAGCCCGGCGCTGCTGCTGCGCTCCAAGGCTCCGGACCCGCATCAGCGCACCGGCAAGCGCACCTTTCTGCATCCGGTCAACTTCAGCGTCGGGCAGTTCGACCAGCCGATCAATGGCTTCTACGGCGCGCCGCAGTCGATTTATTCCGACCACTTTCAATGGCAGGAGGGCACCGCCGGCCCGATGGGGTTCAAGCTCGAGGTGCCCCCGATGCAGCCGAGCATCACCTCGGCGCTGCTTGGCGGGCATGGCAGCGACAACCTCGCACGGGTGCGCAAGCTCTCGCACAGCAACGTCATGATCGCGCTGATGCGCGACGGTTTTCACGAGGAGAGCGTCGGCGGCGCGGTGCTCCTTCGCGACGACGGTACCCCGGTGCTCGATTACCCCATCAACGACTACCTGATGGCGGGTGCGCGTCGGGCGTTTCTGGCGATGGGTGAGATCCAGTTCGCCGCCGGAGCGCGTGCCGTGTCGCCCACCCACAGCCATGGCCAGCTGAGCCACAGCTGGAGCGACTACCGCAGCCAGGTCGAAGCGCTCAGCTATCGGCTTCACGACGTACGCCTGGCCAGCGCCCATGTCATGGGCGGTTGCGCCATGGGCGAGGACCCGGCGCAGTCCGTGGTCGACAGCCGTGGACGTCATCATCATCTGCAGAATCTGTCGGTTCTCGACGGGTCGCTGTTCCCCACCAGCATCGGCGCCAACCCGCAGCTGTCGATATACGGCATCGTCGCGCGGCTCGCTACCGGGCTGGCGGAAGCGCTTGCCTGA